The proteins below are encoded in one region of Telopea speciosissima isolate NSW1024214 ecotype Mountain lineage chromosome 10, Tspe_v1, whole genome shotgun sequence:
- the LOC122641347 gene encoding uncharacterized protein LOC122641347 — protein sequence MLVLVSVLLVCSSAFISPALAAKVSYFDGFLQNGNFEEGPKPTNLNKTVIKGKHSLPKWEISGLVEYISSGPQPGGMFFAVAHGVHAVRLGNEASISQSIPVKPGSLYSLTFGASRTCAQDEVLRVSVPPLSGDLPLQTLYSSNGGDTYAWGFKATSKVAKVIFHNPGIQEDPTCGPLLDVVAIKELYLPMPTKFNMVKNGDFEEGPHLFHNSTNGVLLPPKQRDLTSPLPGWIIESTKAVKYVDAKHFNVYSGQAAVELVAGRESAIAQVLRTVPGKIYNVTFTVGDAKNGCHGSMMVEAFAGKETLKVPYKSHGKGGFKTASFKFTADTPKTRLTFYSSFYHTRIDDFGTLCGPVLDQVMVLSVKH from the exons ATGTTGGTGTTAGTCTCTGTGTTGCTTGTATGCTCTTCAGCCTTCATAAGTCCTGCTCTTGCAGCAAAAGTTTCATATTTTGATG GATTTCTCCAAAATGGCAACTTTGAAGAAGGGCCCAAGCCAACGAACCTGAACAAAACAGTCATCAAGGGGAAACACTCACTACCCAAATGGGAAATCAGTGGCCTTGTTGAGTACATCTCTAGTGGTCCACAACCTGGTGGCATGTTTTTTGCTGTTGCTCATGGTGTTCATGCAGTAAGGCTTGGCAATGAAGCTTCAATCTCCCAAAGCATACCAGTTAAACCAGGCTCCCTTTACTCCCTCACCTTCGGTGCTTCAAGGACTTGTGCACAAGATGAGGTGTTAAGGGTCTCAGTGCCTCCTCTATCTGGGGATCTCCCACTTCAAACTTTGTACAGTAGCAATGGAGGTGACACTTATGCTTGGGGATTCAAAGCCACCTCTAAGGTTGCTAAGGTGATATTCCACAACCCCGGCATTCAAGAAGATCCTACTTGTGGACCTCTATTGGATGTTGTAGCCATTAAAGAGCTTTACCTTCCCATGCCCACAAAAT TTAACATGGTTAAGAACGGCGATTTTGAAGAGGGTCCTCATCTTTTCCATAACTCCACCAATGGTGTTCTCCTTCCCCCCAAGCAGCGAGACCTCACGTCCCCACTCCCAGGGTGGATCATTGAATCTACGAAAGCTGTGAAATACGTAGATGCAAAGCATTTCAATGTTTACTCAGGACAAGCAGCAGTTGAGCTAGTTGCAGGCAGGGAAAGCGCCATTGCCCAAGTCCTGAGAACAGTTCCAGGCAAAATCTACAATGTCACTTTCACAGTTGGAGATGCAAAGAATGGCTGCCATGGATCGATGATGGTTGAAGCTTTTGCAGGTAAAGAGACCCTGAAAGTCCCCTATAAATCCCATGGAAAAGGTGGGTTCAAGACTGCTAGTTTCAAATTCACAGCAGATACACCAAAGACAAGACTTACATTCTACAGTTCCTTCTACCACACAAGGATTGATGACTTTGGAACTCTCTGTGGCCCTGTTTTGGATCAAGTTATGGTTTTATCTGTTAAGCATTAG
- the LOC122643164 gene encoding uncharacterized protein LOC122643164, producing MASYQGLLCLCISFAFVAFAQLLGCNGAVEGRKGFSNKEDSELEMMLKIINKPAKRIIKTEEGDVYGCVDINKQPAFDHPLLKNHTIQVNPMLYKDNLPRTTAFWRVEGSPRTGCYNILCPGFVQVNTKYSLGIPFQHVSVYGGQQYVSQFRLTQDVITGAWWLSLMLDPIGYWPKSIFTSLADSASKVIWGGEVYSPLKRALPQMGSGHFNPKEEHETAFMNAIKVVNKEYKLVPPKDVRYCIVSNTDYREHFVTMASYQGLLSLCISFAFVAFAQLLGCNGAVEGRKGFSNKEDSELEMMLKIINKPAKRIIKTEEGDVYGCVDINKQPAFDHPLLKNHTIQMKPSSFPKGATSFQKTMLDNGSSLIRPIRDSRTNEACSAGTVPIRRIKREDLIRAKLLSERRSRNVSPLSFEPLEYHSALIQTEGKFHGGEATMSINQPKVLGDQYSAALMALESGSTEQTNTIQAGWMVNPMLYKDNLPRTTAFWRVEGSPGTGCYNILCPGFVQVNTKYSLGIPFQHVSVYGGQQYVSQFRLTQDVITGAWWLSLMLDPIGYWPKSIFTSLADSASKVIWGGEVYSPLKRALPQMGSGHFNPKEEHETAFMNAIKVVNKEYKLVPPKDVLVPFDPNPNTLFEWDNELA from the exons ATGGCATCATATCAAGGGCTTTTGTGTCTCTGTATTTCATTTGCTTTTGTAGCATTTGCTCAACTTTTGGGTTGTAATGGAGCAGTGGAAGGACGAAAGGGCTTCTCCAACAAAGAGGATTCTGAGTTGGAGATGATGTTAAAGATTATAAATAAGCCTGCGAAAAGGATTATTAAG ACTGAAGAAGGTGATGTTTATGGGTGTGTTGATATCAACAAACAACCTGCTTTTGATCATCCTTTGCTTAAAAATCATACCATCCAG GTAAATCCAATGTTATACAAGGATAATTTGCCACGGACAACTGCATTTTGGAGA GTGGAAGGATCCCCTAGAACTGGGTGCTACAATATTTTGTGTCCAGGCTTTGTACAAGTTAATACAAAATATTCCTTAGGGATTCCATTTCAGCATGTCTCAGTGTATGGTGGTCAACAATATGTATCTCAATTTCGCCTTACTCAG GATGTTATAACTGGGGCTTGGTGGTTGAGTTTAATGTTGGATCCTATAGGATATTGGCCAAAATCTATATTCACTAGCTTAGCTGACAGTGCTTCTAAAGTAATATGGGGAGGAGAAGTCTACAGCCCATTGAAAAGGGCATTGCCTCAAATGGGaagtggtcatttcaacccTAAGGAGGAGCATGAAACAGCTTTCATGAATGCTATCAAGGTTGTCAACAAAGAGTACAAACTTGTACCTCCTAAAGATGTAAG GTATTGTATAGTTTCAAATACAGACTACAGAGAGCACTTTGTGACTATGGCATCATATCAAGGGCTTTTGTCTCTCTGTATTTCATTTGCTTTTGTAGCATTTGCTCAACTTTTGGGTTGTAATGGAGCAGTGGAAGGACGAAAGGGCTTCTCCAACAAAGAGGATTCTGAGTTGGAGATGATGTTAAAGATTATAAATAAGCCTGCGAAAAGGATTATTAAG ACTGAAGAAGGTGATGTTTATGGATGTGTTGATATCAACAAACAACCTGCTTTTGATCATCCTTTGCTTAAAAATCATACCATCCAG ATGAAACCTAGTTCCTTCCCTAAAGGGGCTACTTCTTTTCAGAAAACAATGCTAGATAATGGTTCATCACTTATCAGACCTATAAGAGATAGTCGCACAAATGAAGCATGTTCAGCAGGAACAGTTcccataagaagaataaaaagggAAGATCTCATAAGAGCGAAGTTACTTTCAGAAAGACGTAGTAGAAACGTCAGTCCACTTTCATTTGAACCGCTTGAATATCAT AGTGCTCTGATTCAAACGGAAGGAAAATTTCATGGAGGCGAAGCTACAATGAGCATCAATCAACCAAAGGTTTTAGGGGATCAATATAGTGCAGCTCTAATGGCCCTGGAAAGTGGTTCTACGGAGCAAACCAATACCATACAAGCTGGATGGATG GTAAATCCAATGTTATACAAGGATAATTTGCCACGGACAACTGCATTTTGGAGA GTGGAAGGATCCCCTGGAACTGGGTGCTACAATATTTTGTGTCCAGGCTTTGTACAAGTTAATACAAAATATTCCTTAGGGATTCCATTTCAGCATGTCTCAGTGTATGGTGGTCAACAATATGTATCTCAATTTCGCCTTACTCAG GATGTTATAACTGGGGCTTGGTGGTTGAGTTTAATGTTGGATCCTATAGGATATTGGCCAAAATCTATATTCACTAGCTTAGCTGACAGTGCTTCTAAAGTAATATGGGGAGGAGAAGTCTACAGCCCATTGAAAAGGGCATTGCCTCAAATGGGaagtggtcatttcaacccTAAGGAGGAGCATGAAACAGCTTTCATGAATGCTATCAAGGTTGTCAACAAAGAGTACAAACTTGTACCTCCTAAAGAT GTTTTAGTGCCCTTTGATCCCAATCCAAATACTCTATTTGAATGGGACAATGAGCTGGCCTAA